One segment of Thermococcus profundus DNA contains the following:
- a CDS encoding phosphoribosyltransferase has translation MDKVYLTWWQVDRAIFALADELRKNFMPDVIVGVARGGLIPAVRLSHILGDLEVKVIDVKFYKDIDERMEKPVVTIPLHGSLEGKKVVIVDDVSDTGKTLEVVTEEVKKAGASEVKIACLSMKPWTKVVPDFYVFRTDKWIVFPWEEFPVVVRE, from the coding sequence ATGGACAAGGTTTATCTTACCTGGTGGCAGGTTGATAGGGCGATATTTGCCTTGGCGGACGAGCTCAGGAAGAACTTCATGCCCGACGTCATCGTTGGGGTCGCGAGGGGCGGGCTCATACCGGCCGTGAGGCTCAGCCATATTTTAGGAGACCTCGAAGTTAAGGTCATAGACGTGAAGTTCTACAAGGACATCGATGAGAGGATGGAGAAGCCCGTGGTAACTATTCCGCTCCACGGCTCTCTAGAGGGTAAGAAGGTCGTAATCGTCGACGACGTCAGTGACACCGGGAAGACCCTTGAAGTTGTAACAGAGGAAGTGAAGAAGGCAGGGGCAAGCGAGGTCAAGATCGCCTGCCTCAGCATGAAGCCCTGGACGAAGGTAGTTCCAGACTTCTACGTCTTCAGGACGGACAAGTGGATCGTCTTTCCCTGGGAGGAGTTCCCGGTTGTCGTGAGGGAGTAA
- a CDS encoding STT3 domain-containing protein yields MRFKYLLGVDPYFHLTYIEEALKAGKWFNFFTIAYGPWGAQMKASSPKGLWMTPAYVYDTLKIFRISLYNAFRITPVIFGVLTIILFYLTVLKFYGERKAFFASFFLATSFGHSFRSMAGYYRGDNYMLFWYSVALLGIVYAIRMKKRLGNMRLLLYLIPALASGLASAFWQAYYPIFVFLLLNAVLFSMGAFLLNRDEYIVDGLALTIATAVGAVIANHIGEILGYGILGYKSGGGKVLTKKLSLEFGYVKDAYLLIHLKYLVPLAILAIILLIGLSHVLKDRKRRIITISVLLLVGTIVLFARFPALRDLSSGFGVVKSNPLIVETLPSDFSDLWRSYGIGILLTPLFLVRFLPSRAKPHDFMFLGLIVPSLYMLKTWTRFLFIGSMSVALMAGVGLVELYEIISKLGLKKSTALSLVFFLILPSINVYVGAKNTWEQRPMINENWEKALTWLRDNSNENDVVMAWWDRGHWVTYFTRRPPVAQAGPNVGVAKYYLGLLKENWAESSGVDYVIVSYYDLLEFGSMVYTANAKGNYGLVVIPLVSSGEKLVFQGAYEGTSYRVEVSKGKDWETTIYYQGQKFPPRGVYIEYQNETIKPEVPNPISNAYVYINLNYGYAVLMNEETLNTTLMQLWIQPKSPYKLVYSDGGMIKIFKLEHPNVAIERENGTIIFHFENATGTGLGIWGFLDNGTLVFHKWYGVKGKETFELPSEVKGIVIRYAYAEGKKIVDRGIFRRDFSP; encoded by the coding sequence ATGAGGTTTAAATACCTCCTCGGCGTGGACCCGTATTTTCACCTGACATACATAGAGGAAGCCCTGAAGGCGGGGAAATGGTTCAACTTCTTCACGATAGCCTACGGTCCATGGGGAGCTCAAATGAAAGCCTCTTCTCCGAAGGGCCTCTGGATGACTCCAGCATACGTGTACGATACTTTAAAGATCTTTAGGATTTCACTCTACAACGCTTTCAGAATAACTCCAGTAATCTTCGGCGTTCTGACGATCATCCTGTTCTACTTAACAGTCCTGAAGTTCTACGGTGAGAGGAAGGCGTTTTTTGCATCCTTCTTCCTGGCGACGAGCTTTGGACACTCATTCAGGTCAATGGCAGGCTACTACCGCGGCGACAACTACATGCTCTTTTGGTACAGCGTCGCCCTCTTAGGGATAGTCTACGCCATCAGGATGAAGAAGAGACTCGGAAATATGAGGCTTCTTCTGTACCTGATCCCTGCCCTGGCGAGCGGACTTGCCAGCGCATTCTGGCAGGCGTACTACCCGATCTTCGTTTTCTTGCTCCTTAATGCCGTTCTGTTCAGCATGGGGGCTTTCCTGCTGAACAGGGACGAGTATATAGTAGATGGGTTAGCACTAACCATCGCAACGGCAGTTGGGGCAGTCATAGCCAACCATATTGGGGAGATTCTGGGCTATGGGATACTGGGCTATAAGTCAGGTGGAGGTAAAGTTCTCACTAAGAAGCTCTCCCTTGAGTTTGGATACGTCAAGGATGCTTACCTACTAATCCACCTCAAGTACTTAGTCCCCCTTGCTATCTTGGCTATAATCCTATTGATAGGACTCTCACACGTTCTGAAGGACAGAAAAAGGAGGATAATCACAATCTCAGTGCTTCTCCTTGTGGGTACAATAGTCCTGTTCGCTAGATTTCCAGCACTGAGAGATCTCTCTTCGGGGTTTGGAGTAGTTAAATCCAATCCCTTGATAGTCGAGACCCTCCCATCTGACTTCTCCGACCTCTGGAGATCCTACGGAATCGGAATACTCCTTACCCCCCTGTTCCTTGTCAGGTTCCTGCCCAGCAGGGCAAAACCCCACGACTTCATGTTCTTAGGGCTGATAGTTCCTAGCCTCTACATGCTGAAAACATGGACAAGGTTTCTCTTCATCGGATCCATGTCAGTTGCTCTTATGGCGGGTGTAGGCCTGGTCGAACTCTACGAGATCATCTCCAAACTCGGCCTCAAAAAGAGCACTGCCCTAAGTTTAGTGTTCTTCCTCATTCTGCCCAGCATAAACGTGTACGTGGGAGCAAAGAACACATGGGAGCAGAGGCCGATGATCAACGAAAACTGGGAAAAGGCGCTCACATGGCTTAGGGACAACTCCAACGAGAACGACGTGGTTATGGCCTGGTGGGACCGCGGGCACTGGGTGACATACTTCACCAGACGCCCCCCCGTAGCTCAAGCGGGACCAAACGTTGGCGTTGCAAAATACTATCTAGGGCTACTCAAAGAGAACTGGGCAGAAAGTTCGGGGGTAGATTACGTTATAGTCTCCTACTACGACCTCCTCGAATTCGGCTCTATGGTATACACAGCAAACGCCAAAGGAAACTACGGCCTCGTGGTAATCCCGCTGGTGTCATCTGGGGAGAAGCTCGTGTTCCAGGGGGCATACGAAGGAACAAGCTACCGGGTAGAAGTTAGTAAGGGAAAGGACTGGGAGACGACCATATACTACCAGGGGCAGAAGTTCCCGCCACGCGGGGTCTACATCGAGTACCAGAATGAGACGATAAAACCGGAAGTCCCGAACCCAATTTCAAACGCCTACGTTTACATAAACCTCAACTACGGTTATGCGGTTCTCATGAACGAGGAGACCCTGAACACGACCCTAATGCAGCTGTGGATCCAGCCTAAGTCACCATACAAGCTGGTCTACTCAGATGGAGGGATGATAAAGATATTCAAACTGGAGCACCCCAACGTTGCCATCGAGAGGGAAAACGGCACCATAATATTCCACTTCGAGAACGCGACTGGTACAGGTCTGGGGATATGGGGCTTCCTGGACAACGGAACACTGGTATTCCACAAATGGTATGGCGTAAAAGGGAAGGAAACCTTTGAACTTCCTAGCGAGGTTAAGGGGATCGTGATAAGGTACGCCTACGCGGAAGGGAAGAAGATCGTTGACAGAGGCATCTTCAGGAGGGACTTCAGTCCCTGA
- a CDS encoding adenosylcobalamin-dependent ribonucleoside-diphosphate reductase, producing MPIEKVMKRDGRIVPFDKERIRWAIQRAMLEVGVHDDRLLNKVVRRVVRRINELYDGQVPNIENIQDIVELELMRAGLFDVAKAYILYRKRKAEIREEKKKILNKDKLDEIDKRFSINALRVLASRYLIKNERGEIIESPKELFERVAVLSVIPDVLYDERVFDRNGGHEQDLSALEGYIKNLDEYDGKFSIGRFKLNKYHFERFINLYRELAEKGQMKLPIDEVVQMLENGAFDKYEDEVEEYFRLMTSQVFMPNTPALINSGRPLGMLSACFVVPIEDDMESIMKAAHDVAMIQKMGGGTGLNFSKLRPEGDLVGTTTGAASGPVSFMHLIDAVSDVIKQGGVRRGANMGILEVWHPDVEKFIHAKEKNVGTNVLSNFNISVGLWEDFWEALKEGKRYPLINPRTGEKTKEIDPKSLFEELAFMAWAKADPGVVFFDVINRRNVLEPAKGEKIRATNPCGEEPLYDYESCNLASINLAKFVKYDDEGKPYFDWDEYAYVIQKVAKYLDNAIDVNKFPLPEIDRNTKLTRRIGVGMMGLADALFKLGIAYNSKEGFEFMRKATEYLTFYAYKQSVETAKKRGSFPLYEKTKYKNGELPVEGFYHREIWNLPWDELAEEIKKFGVRNGMVTTCPPTGSVSMIADTSSGIEPIFALVYKKSVTVGEFYYVDPVFESELRKRGLYSDELLRKISDNYGSIQGLEEVPEELQRVFVTSMDIHWLDHLLAQANIQLWLTDSASKTINMPNDATVEDVKAAYLLAYKLGCKGVTVYRDGSLSVQVYSVESEKKKQRVKAKPSKYAVEKLKAIVEAEPWLSRFINVEAILNGTNGKEKSVQTGGLTFSVSHVSVPKPAHEHPHHAEKPEIPEEKIRELLGAAYCPVCYEKDGELVELRMESGCATCPRCGWSKCVIS from the coding sequence ATGCCCATTGAAAAAGTGATGAAAAGGGACGGTAGAATAGTGCCATTCGATAAAGAACGTATAAGATGGGCTATCCAAAGGGCAATGCTCGAAGTTGGAGTCCACGACGATAGGCTTCTCAACAAAGTCGTTCGGCGCGTGGTCAGGAGGATAAACGAACTCTACGACGGCCAAGTGCCGAACATCGAGAACATCCAGGACATAGTCGAGCTCGAGCTCATGCGCGCGGGCCTCTTCGACGTGGCAAAGGCCTACATCCTCTACCGCAAGAGGAAGGCCGAGATCCGCGAGGAAAAGAAGAAGATACTCAACAAAGATAAACTAGACGAGATAGACAAGCGCTTCTCAATCAACGCCCTCCGCGTCCTCGCTTCCCGCTACCTGATAAAGAATGAAAGGGGGGAAATAATCGAGAGCCCGAAGGAACTTTTCGAGCGCGTCGCGGTTCTCTCCGTGATTCCAGATGTTCTCTACGATGAGAGAGTTTTTGATAGGAATGGAGGTCACGAGCAGGATTTGAGCGCCCTCGAGGGGTACATTAAGAACCTCGACGAGTACGATGGAAAGTTCTCCATAGGCCGCTTCAAGCTCAACAAGTACCACTTCGAGCGCTTCATCAACCTCTACCGCGAGCTGGCTGAGAAAGGCCAGATGAAGCTCCCCATAGACGAAGTTGTCCAGATGCTTGAAAATGGAGCCTTCGACAAATACGAGGACGAGGTTGAGGAGTACTTCAGGCTCATGACAAGTCAGGTGTTCATGCCCAACACCCCAGCCCTCATCAATTCAGGAAGGCCCCTCGGGATGCTCTCGGCGTGCTTCGTCGTGCCGATAGAGGACGACATGGAGAGCATAATGAAGGCCGCCCACGACGTAGCTATGATACAGAAGATGGGCGGTGGTACGGGTTTGAATTTCTCAAAGCTCCGTCCTGAGGGGGATCTCGTTGGAACGACCACCGGGGCAGCGAGCGGGCCGGTCTCGTTCATGCACCTCATAGATGCGGTCAGCGACGTCATAAAGCAGGGCGGCGTCAGAAGGGGCGCCAACATGGGGATTCTGGAGGTATGGCATCCCGACGTCGAGAAGTTCATTCACGCCAAGGAGAAGAACGTCGGAACCAACGTGCTGAGCAACTTCAACATAAGCGTGGGCCTGTGGGAGGACTTCTGGGAGGCTCTGAAAGAAGGAAAGCGCTACCCGCTGATAAACCCGAGGACCGGTGAGAAGACGAAGGAGATAGACCCCAAGAGCCTCTTTGAGGAGCTCGCCTTTATGGCCTGGGCCAAGGCCGATCCGGGAGTTGTTTTCTTTGACGTGATTAACAGGAGGAACGTTCTGGAGCCCGCAAAGGGCGAGAAGATAAGGGCCACCAACCCTTGCGGAGAAGAGCCCCTCTACGACTACGAATCATGCAATCTGGCCTCCATAAACCTTGCAAAGTTCGTGAAGTATGACGACGAAGGAAAGCCATACTTCGACTGGGACGAGTACGCCTACGTGATTCAAAAAGTGGCAAAGTACCTCGACAACGCCATCGACGTCAACAAGTTCCCGCTTCCAGAAATCGATCGCAACACGAAACTCACAAGAAGAATAGGCGTTGGAATGATGGGCCTGGCGGATGCCCTCTTCAAACTCGGCATAGCTTACAACAGCAAGGAAGGCTTCGAGTTCATGAGGAAAGCCACCGAGTACCTCACTTTCTACGCGTACAAGCAGAGCGTTGAGACCGCAAAGAAGCGCGGATCATTCCCGCTCTATGAGAAGACGAAATACAAGAACGGTGAACTGCCTGTTGAGGGCTTCTACCACCGGGAGATATGGAACCTGCCCTGGGACGAGCTGGCCGAGGAGATCAAGAAGTTTGGGGTCAGAAACGGAATGGTCACCACCTGCCCACCCACCGGAAGCGTTTCGATGATAGCGGACACCTCCAGCGGAATCGAGCCCATCTTTGCCCTCGTCTACAAGAAGAGCGTCACTGTGGGAGAGTTCTACTACGTCGATCCAGTTTTTGAGTCAGAGCTCAGAAAGCGCGGCCTCTACAGCGACGAACTCCTTAGAAAGATAAGCGACAACTACGGCTCGATACAAGGGCTTGAGGAGGTTCCGGAAGAGCTTCAGAGGGTTTTCGTCACCTCGATGGACATCCACTGGCTCGACCACCTCCTAGCCCAGGCCAACATCCAGCTCTGGCTTACAGATTCAGCAAGCAAGACCATAAACATGCCCAACGACGCGACCGTTGAGGATGTGAAGGCAGCTTACCTGCTCGCGTACAAGCTCGGATGCAAGGGTGTGACGGTTTACCGCGACGGCTCACTCTCGGTTCAGGTCTACAGCGTTGAAAGTGAGAAGAAGAAGCAGCGCGTTAAGGCGAAGCCAAGCAAGTACGCGGTTGAGAAGCTGAAGGCCATAGTTGAAGCGGAGCCGTGGCTCTCGCGCTTCATCAACGTCGAGGCCATACTGAACGGAACGAACGGAAAGGAAAAGAGCGTTCAAACGGGGGGACTAACCTTCTCGGTTTCACATGTCAGCGTCCCCAAACCGGCCCACGAGCACCCGCACCACGCTGAAAAGCCCGAGATTCCGGAGGAGAAGATAAGGGAGCTCCTCGGGGCGGCATACTGTCCGGTCTGCTACGAGAAGGACGGAGAACTGGTGGAGCTCCGGATGGAGAGCGGCTGTGCCACATGTCCAAGATGCGGCTGGAGCAAGTGCGTGATAAGCTGA
- a CDS encoding ferritin family protein, with amino-acid sequence MNLEEILKRLIWQENELYNLHKLGETFAAYEAPKLREVFQIMAEEELRHRKTLEGMLSNGSLEGTAVIDYLDAISLEPMLEDERAEPDSLEELITEALLREKHAYELYTKLAEILEGPMSHIFRMMAGEELKHAYRLRVVYEGL; translated from the coding sequence ATGAATCTCGAAGAGATCCTGAAAAGGCTTATCTGGCAGGAGAACGAGCTCTACAACCTCCACAAACTAGGGGAAACCTTCGCCGCTTATGAGGCCCCCAAACTCAGGGAGGTCTTCCAGATAATGGCAGAGGAAGAGCTCAGACACAGAAAAACCCTAGAAGGTATGCTCTCAAACGGAAGCCTGGAAGGAACCGCGGTGATAGACTACCTCGATGCGATATCCCTTGAACCAATGCTGGAGGATGAGAGGGCAGAACCGGATTCGCTTGAAGAGCTCATAACCGAGGCACTTCTACGGGAGAAACACGCATACGAGCTCTATACCAAGCTGGCAGAGATCCTTGAGGGTCCGATGAGCCACATATTTAGAATGATGGCAGGTGAAGAGCTAAAGCACGCGTACAGGCTCAGGGTTGTATACGAGGGGCTTTGA
- the thpR gene encoding RNA 2',3'-cyclic phosphodiesterase — protein sequence MRAFIAIEVSDTVRNNLIKAQERIGSKAAKIKFVERENFHVTLKFLGEIDEATAEEVKKALAEIAKKHKKHRAKVKGIGVFPNPNYVRVIWAGIENDEGIKAIANDVEREMRRLGFKKDKDFVAHITIGRVKFVRDKLELAMALKDLANEDFGEFDVEAIELKKSTLTPKGPIYETVARFELAE from the coding sequence ATGAGGGCTTTCATAGCCATAGAGGTTAGCGATACCGTCAGGAACAACCTCATTAAAGCCCAGGAGCGGATAGGAAGCAAGGCTGCTAAGATAAAGTTCGTCGAGAGGGAAAACTTCCATGTGACGCTCAAGTTCCTAGGTGAGATAGATGAGGCCACCGCAGAGGAAGTGAAGAAGGCTCTAGCAGAGATAGCGAAGAAGCACAAAAAACACAGAGCAAAGGTGAAGGGAATAGGCGTCTTCCCGAACCCGAACTACGTGAGGGTTATTTGGGCTGGAATAGAGAACGACGAGGGGATAAAGGCCATAGCGAACGACGTCGAGAGGGAGATGCGCCGTCTGGGCTTCAAGAAGGATAAGGATTTCGTCGCTCACATCACAATCGGCCGCGTTAAGTTCGTGCGCGACAAGCTGGAGCTGGCGATGGCATTGAAAGATCTCGCCAATGAGGACTTCGGAGAGTTCGATGTTGAGGCGATAGAGCTGAAGAAGAGCACACTGACACCAAAGGGGCCGATATACGAAACGGTGGCAAGGTTCGAGCTGGCCGAATGA
- a CDS encoding HAD-IIA family hydrolase — protein sequence MIGIVFDMDGVIYRGNEPINGAKELIEFLKERGIPFLFLTNNSTRDPAMYREKLLPMGIDVPEEVIITSGLATRLYMEKHLEPGGVFIIGGAGLRREMERLGWGVVDIEEAREGAWRKIHHVVVGLDPNLTYEKLKYATLAIRNGASFIGTNPDTTYPAEEGLYPGAGAIIAALRASTEREPIIIGKPNEPAYEIVKDKLGDVDEVWMVGDRLDTDIAFAKRFDMKAIMVLTGVSTLEDVAERRIKPDLVIPNVGELRRYLELHMEEPR from the coding sequence ATGATCGGCATCGTATTCGACATGGACGGCGTCATATACAGGGGAAACGAGCCGATAAACGGCGCGAAAGAACTCATCGAGTTCTTAAAGGAGAGGGGAATACCCTTCCTCTTCCTCACGAACAACTCCACTAGAGATCCGGCTATGTACAGGGAGAAACTACTCCCTATGGGCATCGACGTCCCGGAGGAGGTTATAATCACCTCCGGCCTCGCAACGAGGCTCTACATGGAGAAGCACCTCGAACCCGGGGGAGTCTTCATCATCGGGGGGGCAGGCCTCCGGAGAGAAATGGAGCGGCTTGGCTGGGGAGTTGTGGACATTGAAGAGGCCAGAGAAGGCGCCTGGAGAAAGATACACCACGTCGTCGTTGGCCTCGACCCAAACTTAACCTACGAGAAGCTCAAGTACGCGACGCTCGCCATAAGGAACGGGGCGAGCTTCATAGGCACGAACCCGGACACGACTTATCCAGCGGAGGAAGGCCTCTACCCGGGAGCGGGGGCGATAATAGCCGCCCTTCGGGCGTCGACAGAGAGAGAACCAATAATCATCGGCAAGCCCAACGAACCGGCCTACGAGATCGTCAAGGACAAACTGGGAGACGTTGATGAAGTATGGATGGTCGGCGACAGGCTGGACACAGACATCGCCTTCGCGAAGAGATTCGACATGAAGGCAATAATGGTGCTCACTGGGGTGAGTACCCTCGAAGACGTTGCAGAAAGAAGAATAAAGCCAGATCTCGTCATCCCAAACGTGGGGGAGCTCCGGCGATACCTAGAACTGCACATGGAGGAGCCCAGATGA